The Brassica napus cultivar Da-Ae chromosome C7, Da-Ae, whole genome shotgun sequence genome has a segment encoding these proteins:
- the LOC111207922 gene encoding protease Do-like 1, chloroplastic, whose protein sequence is MATSSSPLLSTLFLHSPPSSSRISNGSFFNPSPRSLSLYPVRSRRCLRILSKLPLDDTDNDDCALLPRLSAAVKPFLLLCTSVALSFSLFAVSPAVESAAAFVVTTPRKLQTDELATVRLFQENTPSVVYITNLAVRQDAFTLDVLEVPQGSGSGFVWDKKGHIVTNYHVIRGASDLRVTLADQSTYDAKVVGFDQDKDVAVLRVDAPKDKLRPIPVGISADLLVGQKVFAIGNPFGLDHTLTTGVISGLRREISSAATGRPIQDVIQTDAAINPGNSGGPLLDSSGTLIGINTAIYSPSGASSGVGFSIPVDTVGGIVDQLVRFGKVTRPILGIKFAPDQSVEQLGVSGVLVLDAPPTGPAGKAGLQSTKRDGYGRLILGDIITSVNGTKVTNGSDLYRILDQCKVGDEVTVEVLRGDHKEKISVTLEPKADET, encoded by the exons ATGGCGACGAGTAGTTCGCCTCTCCTTTCTACTCTCTTCCTCCACTCTCCTCCTTCCTCCTCTCGCATCTCTAACGGATCCTTCTTCAATCCCTCTCCACGATCTCTCTCCCTCTACCCCGTCCGATCCAGACGGTGCTTACGGATCCTCTCGAAGCTTCCGCTAGACGACACCGATAACGACGATTGTGCTCTTCTCCCGCGGTTATCCGCCGCCGTCAAGCCTTTCCTCCTCCTCTGCACCTCCGTCGCTCTGTCGTTCTCGCTCTTCGCCGTTTCTCCCGCCGTCGAGTCCGCTGCGGCGTTCGTCGTCACTACCCCGCGGAAGCTCCAGACGGACGAGCTCGCGACGGTTCGGTTGTTCCAGGAGAACACTCCTTCCGTTGTCTACATCACGAATCTCGCCGTGAG GCAGGACGCGTTTACATTGGACGTGCTTGAGGTGCCGCAAGGGTCTGGTTCTGGATTCGTGTGGGATAAGAAGGGTCACATTGTTACTAATTATCATGTCATCCGTGGTGCTTCTGATCTCAG GGTCACTCTTGCTGATCAATCAACTTATGATGCCAAAGTGGTTGGATTCGACCAAGACAAGGATGTTGCGGTTCTACGTGTCGATGCACCTAAAGACAAATTAAGGCCTATACCTGTTGGAATCTCTGCGGATCTTCTTGTCGGCCAGAAAGTCTTTGCCATTGGCAATCCT TTTGGACTTGATCATACTCTTACAACTGGTGTTATAAG TGGTTTGCGAAGAGAGATTAGTTCTGCTGCAACCGGTCGTCCAATCCAAGATGTGATACAGACAGATGCAGCTATTAACCCAGGAAACAGCGGAGGACCGCTTCTAGATAGCTCAGGAACCCTAATTGGTATAAACACAGCCATTTATTCTCCTTCTGGTGCATCTTCCGGAGTGGGCTTTTCGATCCCAGTTGACACC gttggtggcatCGTTGATCAGCTGGTGAGGTTTGGTAAAGTCACAAGACCAATCTTAGGTATCAAATTCGCACCGGACCAATCTGTTGAGCAGCTGGGAGTGAGCGGCGTGCTTGTCTTGGACGCTCCTCCAACTGGTCCAGCTGGAAAAGCC GGACTTCAGTCAACAAAACGTGACGGGTACGGGAGGCTAATACTAGGAGACATAATCACGTCGGTGAACGGTACAAAAGTTACAAACGGGAGTGACCTTTACCGGATTCTTGATCAATGCAAAGTCGGTGATGAG GTGACCGTAGAGGTTCTAAGAGGAGATCACAAGGAGAAGATCTCTGTAACTCTCGAACCAAAAGCGGACGAGACTTGA
- the LOC111207558 gene encoding uncharacterized protein LOC111207558, producing the protein MGNFLAKEPPPPVVLVPPLFDFPPLSARNRMLEPSYNLLFGKLALKCLFEDYFEDARQFSAKFLLKPIDDPHVDLVASLSGALDRKAEGDLVGNALFRWQSDVDDPHTFVDLSVSTSNPVLLMRSSAYYPKYGVGAFAVYPLLSKKAEQLTDEYGIMGLRYGSTNLSLGATVSPFTTKDEFPKSAWLVSKMGRLTVGVQYEPLCDENKDTAKYSDLRNWSCAAGYGVGSRSPLSPSFNFGLELARSSQFIASFYQHVVVQRRVKNPFEEDEVVGITNYIDLGFELQTRVDDSKASDNLPDSSLQMAASWQANKNFLLKGKVGALSSTFTLAFKSWWKPSFAFNISATTNHSTRETAYGFGLRVDNIREASYQRADPNFVMLTPNKEHLADGIVWKMGKRPMFQSDLDAENFSELPIELRPPKKIL; encoded by the exons ATGGGGAATTTTCTGGCCAAGGAACCGCCGCCTCCGGTCGTTCTTGTCCCTCCGCTATTTGATTTCCCTCCTCTCTCCGCCCGTAACAG GATGTTGGAACCATCATACAACTTGCTGTTTGGGAAGCTTGCTTTGAAATGTCTCTTTGAGGATTACTTCGAAGACGCTCGTCAATTCTCTGCAAAGTTTTTGTTGAAGCCTATTGATGATCCTCATGTGGACTTGGTTGCATCT CTTTCAGGCGCTCTAGATCGTAAAGCGGAAGGTGATCTTGTGGGGAATGCATTGTTTCGCTGGCAAAG TGATGTTGATGATCCTCATACTTTTGTGGACCTCTCTGTGTCCACCTCCAATCC GGTTCTACTAATGAGGTCATCCGCTTACTACCCTAAATATGGAGTCGGAGCGTTTGCAGTCTACCCTTTGCTTTCAAAGAAGGC CGAACAGTTAACTGACGAATATGGAATAATGGGGTTGAGATATGGCTCAACGAATTTGTCTCTCGGAGCTACTGTCTCTCCTTTTACTA CAAAGGACGAGTTTCCGAAGAGTGCATGGCTGGTTAGCAAGATGGGAAGGCTTACCGTAGGAGTTCAATATGAGCCGTTATGTg ATGAAAACAAAGACACCGCAAAATACAGCGACCTAAGAAACTGGAGTTGTGCTGCTGGCTATGGAGTAGGTTCAAGAAGCCCCTTGAGCCCTTCGTTCAACTTTGGTCTTGAACTAGCCAGGAGCTCTCAG TTTATCGCTTCGTTCTACCAACATGTAGTTGTCCAAAGGCGG GTGaaaaatccttttgaagaagaCGAAGTAGTTGGAATCACAAACTACATTGACTTGGGTTTCGAGCTACAAACGAG GGTTGATGATTCCAAGGCGTCAGACAACCTCCCAGATTCTTCTCTGCAGATGGCTGCGTCTTGGCAGGCCAATAAGAACTTCTTGTTGAAG GGTAAAGTTGGAGCTCTAAGCTCAACATTCACTTTAGCATTCAAGTCCTGGTGGAAACCGTCCTTCGCATTCAATATTTCAG CAACTACTAATCATTCGACTAGAGAAACAGCATATGGGTTTGGTCTCCGCGTTGATAACATAAGAGAAGCCAG TTACCAAAGAGCAGATCCAAACTTTGTAATGCTGACACCAAACAAAGAACATCTGGCTGATGGGATTGTGTGGAAAATGGGGAAGAGACCAATGTTTCAATCCGATTTAGACGCTGAGAACTTCAGTGAGCTGCCTATAGAACTTAGACCTCCCAAGAAGATTCTCTAA
- the LOC125590619 gene encoding uncharacterized protein LOC125590619, whose product MELELPKRLYAEGSEPRVKKINNNYRMELIRDLKKAMCAKYDDVKRDPVFTHIMAIAENDLKFSGKLVDSFICRQLITSKLHENWFVFTRTPLRFSLQEYHAVTGLKITRETNSDVVKWKNDGFFWSNLLHTGGKITLQSIRKVHLQEVHTWTRLDRMRLIYFCVIVGVVMGRDEKMSIPHMYIKLVMDFDKVWKFHWGLHSCDFLLISIEKARKKLGKKESYIFEGFSYALQIWIMEAIPDFGEILGRRVSNSFKDPRCGNWKGVAKVSYEDIIELEDSLTKKNNLFSVISVTGNGDVFLDADYTRKGEMEDERVDLLLERIRNKYDWSSTDWPVLDPEETKMEEPDCHDRGSKADKSVDHTDVVADEETSSVKVAGKGKRNFLDEGAETRKKKVLCKRSAEKYLTFGLETKSFIEGLIRTSITSLGDVLSMQMANMERVFTERMGKMEIEVSQLRDAISLTGEGSYPSKKEAEEASLNSKGAQAPPKSKGAQAPPKRKGDQPTPTKKDGKKIATETNDFDFGLSTQDLRDLSQATFVEGFDLSQVKVETSSKSKPLNMAPLQWNDEQIDRTKEDSPDAALVFFREEDWEKEIDAAMYVFRERTSLKRWRPHRVAFMAVFFSNMIKKEYGHLEAQGRKSYMLQNLLLQYGKGVLPPHGRTHEIWNIDVDRLYVPVHVSENHWITLCISFVTRSIDVFDCSGRKRYKEVDRFANLISRIVKAVQPMRHQKNFAVGAYTVSYVPIGNLNKSACDCGVYAVKFIECHALGLELSLLHDGNIIEARHRILWDLWEAANDPELIDRMSKYQSPECLSSTVEEIL is encoded by the exons ATGGAGCTGGAGCTACCTAAACGATTGTATGCAGAGGGTTCAGAACCTCGGGttaagaagatcaacaacaaTTACCGCATGGAACTTATCAGAGATCTGAAGAAAGCTATGTGTGCAAAGTACGATGATGTGAAGAGAGATCCTGTTTTCACACATATCATGGCTATTGCCGAAAATGATCTCAAGTTCTCTGGGAAACTAGTGGATAGCTTCATATGTAGGCAGCTGATTACCTCAAAGCTGCATGAGAACTGGTTTGTTTTTACGAGGACGCCTCTCCGGTTTTCGCTTCAGGAGTACCATGCTGTGACAGGCCTCAAGATTACACGGGAAACTAACAGTGACGTAGTGAAATGGAAAAACGATGGGTTTTTTTGGAGTAACCTACTGCACACAGGTGGTAAGATCACCTTGCAGTCGATCAGAAAGGTTCATCTACAAGAAGTTCACACCTGGACTCGGCTTGATAGGATGAGGTTGATCTACTTCTGTGTAATAGTGGGTGTGGTGATGGGGAGAGATGAGAAAATGTCCATCCCTCATATGTACATCAAGTTGGTGATGGATTTTGACAAGGTTTGGAAGTTCCATTGGGGTCTTCACTCGTGTGATTTCCTGCTGATTTCGATTGAGAAGGCTAGGAAGAAGTTGGGTAAGAAGGAGAGCTACATTTTCGAGGGTTTCTCCTATGCTCTCCAGATTTGGATTATGGAGGCAATTCCTGATTTTGGAGAAATATTAGGCAGAAGAGTCTCAAACAGCTTCAAAGATCCAAGGTGTGGCAATTGGAAAGGAGTTGCAAAAGTTTCTTATGAAGACATCATTGAGCTCGAGGACTCCTTAACTAAGAAG AATAACTTGTTCTCGGTCATATCAGTGACTGGTAATGGTGATGTGTTTCTAGATGCTGACTATACAAGGAAGGGTGAGATGGAAGATGAACGAGTGGACCTTCTTTTGGAGAGGATCAGGAACAAGTATGATTGGAGCAGCACAGACTGGCCAGTTTTAGACCCTGAAGAAACTAAAATGGAGGAACCCGACTGCCATGATAGAGGGTCAAAAGCTGATAAGAGCGTGGATCATACGGATGTTGTAGCAGACGAGGAGACCTCTTCGGTTAAGGTTGCAGGAAAAGGCAAGAGAAATTTTCTTGATGAAGGAGCAGagacaagaaagaagaaggtgCTGTGTAAGCGATCAGCAGAAAAGTATCTGACTTTTGGTCTTGAAACTAAGAGTTTCATTGAGGGTCTTATCCgcacatctatcacttcattgGGAGATGTGCTCAGTATGCAAATGGCGAATATGGAGAGGGTGTTTACAGAGAGGATGGGAAAGATGGAGATTGAGGTTTCACAGCTCAGGGACGCAATCAGTTTGACTGGTGAAGGAAGCTATCCTAGCAagaaagaagctgaagaagcttCACTAAACAGCAAAGGCGCTCAAGCTCCACCTAAGAGCAAAGGCGCTCAAGCTCCACCTAAGCGCAAAGGCGATCAACCTACTCCAACAAAAAAG GATGGGAAAAAGATTGCTACAGAAactaatgattttgattttggattgAGTACACAAGACTTGCGGGACCTGTCCCAAGCTACATTTGTTGAGGGTTTTGATCTGTCTCAAGTGAAAGTTGAGACCTCAAGTAAATCAAAACCGTTGAACATGGCTCCACTGCAGTGGAATGATGAGCAAATAGATCGAACCAAAGAAGACTCGCCAGATGCCGCTTTGGTGTTTTTCCGTGAAGAGGATTGGGAAAAA GAGATTGACGCCGCAATGTACGTATTCCGGGAGAGGACATCTTTGAAACGATGGAGACCTCATCGTGTCGCCTTCATGGCTGTCTTCTTCAGCAATATGATTAAAAAAGAGTATGGTCATTTAGAAGCTCAGGGTAGAAAGAGCTACATGCTTCAAAATTTGCTACTGCAGTACGGTAAAGGGGTCCTTCCACCACATGGCAGGACACATGAGATATGGAATATAGATGTGGATCGGCTGTATGTCCCTGTTCATGTCAGTGAGAATCATTGGATCACCTTGTGCATCAGTTTTGTGACGAGGAGCATTGATGTGTTCGACTGCTCGGGTAGGAAAAGGTACAAGGAGGTGGATAGGTTCGCAAACCTTATTTCGCGTATTGTCAAGGCAGTTCAGCCTATGAGACACCAGAAGAATTTCGCAGTCGGTGCATATACTGTTTCCTATGTCCCCATTGGGAATCTGAACAAAAGTGCATGTGACTGTGGCGTCTATGCAGTGAAGTTCATTGAGTGCCATGCGCTTGGATTGGAGTTGTCGTTGTTGCATGATGGTAACATTATCGAAGCTCGCCACAGGATTTTATGGGATCTTTGGGAAGCAGCTAATGATCCGGAATTGATTGACAGGATGTCAAAGTATCAATCCCCAGAGTGTCTCTCTTCGACTGTAGAGGAGATTCTGTGA
- the LOC125590620 gene encoding uncharacterized protein LOC125590620: MVLEDFDMEEDSLPDLELSYLPTELINTSTCPPVIIANDRQLQNFVGFVQKCFSTRLCVTSKAKVENLNEPDFDLNKSPADSSTAQEEGNSVDRGNEPTHVFVERQCEKNKEKISRVEVDEDAYHADTMISAKEDIHKMSKFSVLNIVKKGQLFENKTLLKATFEICAMKHNFHYEVIKTDRQLWYVRCEDNACNWCVRAECLKDSAYFIIKKISKTKSGRTASAKTIGSLIMHRYEGVKEGPKCNDIIQIMLMDHGCEITKSLAWDAREYAVNAVGGIPERSYGTIPKYLHMLREANPGTHSSYEIDSKGRFRYLFIAFGQSIREFNRVIRRVIVVDGTFLKNKYKGVLLVATAVDGNSNLYPLAFGVVDSENENSWEWFMRQLNIVIADDHHLAFISDRHAAIAKALETVYPTAKHGICIHHLLNNVVTYYHGK; encoded by the coding sequence ATGGTTTTGGAGGattttgatatggaagaagatagcTTACCCGATTTGGAATTGAGTTATCTACCTACTGAGTTGATCAATACATCAACTTGTCCacctgtgatcattgcaaatgATCGACAGCTTCAGaattttgttggttttgttCAAAAGTGTTTTTCTACTCGATTGTGTGTAACATCTAAAGCCAAAGTTGAGAATCTGAATGAACCAGACTTTGATCTTAACAAGTCGCCAGCTGATTCAAGTACTGCTCAAGAGGAGGGAAACTCGGTTGATAGGGGGAACGAACCAACTCATGTGTTTGTTGAGAGGCAGTGcgagaaaaacaaagaaaagattAGCAGAGTCGAAGTTGATGAGGATGCCTATCATGCTGATACCATGATCTCGGCCAAAGAGGACATACATAAGATGTCAAAGTTTTCTGTGCTCAATATTGTTAAGAAGGGACAATTGTTTGAGAACAAAACTTTGCTGAAAGCGACTTTCGAGATATGTGCAATGAAGCATAACTTTCACTACGAGGTTATCAAAACGGATAGACAGCTTTGGTATGTTAGATGTGAGGATAATGCATGCAATTGGTGTGTTCGAGCAGAGTGTTTGAAGGATTCTGCATATTTCATTATCAAAAAGATAAGCAAAACCAAATCGGGTAGGACTGCTTCGGCCAAAACTATAGGTAGTCTGATTATGCATAGGTATGAAGGGGTTAAGGAAGGGCCGAAATGCAATGATATAATACAGATTATGCTTATGGATCATGGCTGTGAGATCACGAAATCTTTAGCATGGGATGCTCGTGAATATGCGGTTAATGCTGTTGGAGGTATACCAGAGAGAAGTTATGGAACAATACCGAAATACTTGCACATGCTGAGAGAGGCTAATCCGGGTACACATTCATCGTATGAGATTGACAGCAAAGGGAGATTTCGGTACCTGTTTATTGCATTTGGGCAATCGATACGAGAATTTAACAGAGTCATAAGGAGGGTTATTGTGGTTGATGGCACTTTTCTGAAGAACAAATACAAAGGAGTTCTATTGGTTGCAACTGCTGTAGATGGAAATTCTAATTTGTATCCTCTTGCATTCGGAGTAGTTGACTCAGAGAATGAAaattcttgggaatggtttatgaGACAACTAAATATTGTCATTGCTGATGATCATCATTTGGCTTTCATTTCGGACAGACATGCAGCCATTGCTAAGGCACTTGAGACTGTGTATCCAACAGCTAAACATGGTATTTGCATTCAtcatttgttgaataatgtgGTAACATATTACCATGGGAAATGA